One Tistrella mobilis DNA segment encodes these proteins:
- a CDS encoding Y-family DNA polymerase — protein MSSPHPDPARPAGAGSGRRILALHLPLLAVDRQILIAQAAGDADAARHWRHGPAACHAPGPRGPMITIPNPAARAAGVRTGMTLAEARARTAGDILLAPADPRGDRRALAWLADLADRFSPAVGLDGDQGLLLDITGVAHLFRGEAGLIARAGTLIRGRGFSLTAAIAPTPLAASALARARAHVQAHVQAYPPADATVVVAHDRAGPDETRAALARLVGPLPPEMISLDGERLRRVAEGLARLGIRRVDALDALPRSSVAERFGPGLLDLLDRLYDRAPDPLHPRRPSAPVEVRISWAEPIGRAEDIAAATAALVDDLVADLGAAGLGARRLALSVHLVDGRLQRAELGLALASREPRHMMRLLAERLDRIDPGLGIEVMVLAAPVVQPLADLDRSLPGLGQAPLSAGTGSAAVAALIDRIDARLGNGRVRAVRIEAGVMPETAIRLIPAAIAPQRVVRIDDGPHRVTAPRPARLLARPEPALVVAALPDDPPARLRWRGRLHRVHLADGPERLTGPWWESPGAPAEARDYYRVETEDGLRLWVFRSRGSAGLVLDGDGAADDAAAADDWFVHGIFA, from the coding sequence ATGTCCAGCCCTCACCCCGATCCCGCACGCCCCGCCGGCGCCGGCTCCGGCCGGCGCATTCTGGCTCTGCATCTGCCATTGCTCGCCGTCGACCGCCAGATTCTGATCGCGCAGGCGGCCGGCGATGCCGATGCTGCCCGGCACTGGCGCCACGGCCCAGCCGCCTGTCATGCCCCGGGCCCGCGCGGGCCGATGATCACCATCCCCAATCCCGCCGCCCGGGCCGCCGGGGTCCGGACGGGCATGACGCTGGCCGAAGCCCGGGCGCGGACCGCCGGCGATATCCTGCTCGCCCCGGCAGACCCGCGGGGCGACCGTCGGGCCCTGGCCTGGCTTGCCGATCTTGCCGACCGCTTTTCGCCCGCAGTCGGCCTCGACGGCGATCAGGGGCTGCTTCTCGACATCACCGGGGTTGCGCATCTCTTCCGGGGGGAGGCCGGTCTGATCGCCCGGGCAGGTACCCTGATCCGCGGGCGCGGCTTCAGCCTGACCGCGGCGATCGCCCCCACACCGCTCGCCGCCTCTGCCCTCGCCCGGGCCCGGGCCCACGTACAGGCACATGTACAGGCATATCCCCCGGCCGATGCCACCGTGGTGGTGGCACATGACCGGGCCGGCCCCGACGAGACCCGGGCCGCCCTCGCCCGGCTGGTCGGCCCCCTGCCGCCGGAGATGATCAGTCTGGATGGGGAAAGATTGCGGCGGGTTGCGGAAGGTCTGGCGCGGCTCGGCATCCGGCGGGTCGATGCCCTGGATGCGCTGCCCCGCAGTTCGGTTGCCGAACGCTTCGGGCCGGGGCTGCTCGACCTGCTCGACCGGCTGTACGACCGGGCGCCGGATCCCCTGCATCCCCGCCGGCCGTCGGCGCCGGTCGAGGTGCGGATCAGCTGGGCGGAGCCGATCGGACGGGCCGAGGATATCGCTGCCGCCACCGCCGCCCTGGTCGACGATCTGGTGGCCGATCTGGGTGCCGCCGGCCTCGGTGCCCGGCGGCTGGCGCTGTCGGTCCATCTGGTCGACGGCCGCCTGCAGCGCGCCGAGCTGGGCCTGGCGCTCGCCAGCCGGGAGCCACGGCACATGATGCGGCTGCTGGCCGAACGGTTGGACCGGATCGATCCCGGCCTCGGGATCGAGGTCATGGTTCTGGCGGCACCCGTGGTCCAGCCGCTCGCCGATCTGGACCGATCGCTGCCGGGGCTTGGCCAGGCCCCGCTTTCAGCCGGTACCGGCAGCGCTGCCGTCGCCGCCCTGATCGACCGGATCGATGCCCGGCTCGGCAATGGCCGGGTCCGGGCGGTCAGGATCGAAGCCGGGGTGATGCCCGAAACGGCGATCAGGCTGATCCCCGCTGCCATCGCCCCGCAGCGGGTTGTCCGGATCGACGACGGCCCCCATCGGGTAACGGCACCCCGGCCGGCGCGGCTGCTCGCCCGGCCCGAGCCGGCCCTGGTGGTGGCGGCCCTGCCCGATGATCCGCCGGCCCGGCTGCGCTGGCGCGGCCGGCTGCATCGGGTGCATCTGGCCGACGGCCCCGAACGGCTGACCGGCCCCTGGTGGGAAAGCCCCGGCGCCCCGGCCGAGGCCCGCGACTATTACCGGGTCGAGACCGAGGACGGGCTCAGGCTCTGGGTGTTCCGCAGCCGCGGATCGGCCGGGCTGGTGCTCGACGGGGACGGGGCCGCCGATGACGCCGCAGCCGCAGACGACTGGTTCGTCCACGGCATCTTTGCCTGA